Genomic segment of Parabacteroides pacaensis:
ACTACCTTTCACTGTTAAACAAGATTTACGTGATAATTATCCCTTCGGATTGATGGCTGTCCCTATGTCCGAAATTGTCCGTTTACATGCTTCTTCCGGCACTACAGGCAAACCTATTGTTGTGGGATATACCCGTAAGGATTTATCTATTTGGGCGGAAGTGGTAGCCCGTTGTCTAACGGCATACGGTATTACGAGAAATGATTCTGTTCAAGTTTCTTATGGATACGGACTATTTACCGGTGGATTAGGAGCACATTGCGGTGTGGAAAATATAGGAGGAACCGTTATACCTATGAGTAGTGGAAATACGCAAAAACAAATACAACTTATGCATGACTTTGGTGCAAAAGGTTTAGCTTGTACCCCCTCTTATGCTCTTTACTTGGCGGAAACGATTCATAATTCCGGGATTCCCTTAGAAGAATTTCAATTGCGGATCGGTGCTTTCGGAGCTGAACCGTGGACTGAGAATATGCGGAAGGAACTGGAAGAAAAATTAAATATCAAAGCTTACGATATTTACGGGCTGACAGAAATTTGTGGTCCTGGCGTAGGGGGTGAATGCGAATGCCAGAATGGTACCCATTTGTGGGAAGACCATTTTTTTCCTGAAATTGTAGATCCTCATACCTTGCAACCGGTAGAACCTGGACAGCAAGGGGAGTTAGTATTTACTACTTTAACGAAAGAGGGTATGCCTATGATTCGTTATCGTACCCGTGATTTGACTCATCTTATTTATGAAAAATGTACATGCGGCCGTACAGCCGTCCGGATGGGGCGGATTTTAGGTCGTAGCGATGATATGTTAATTATCCGGGGAGTGAATGTATTCCCCTCTCAAGTAGAATCTGTTATTCTGGAAATGCAAGAATTTGAGCCTCATTATCTTATTGTGGTAGACCGGGTAAATAACACGGATACTTTCCAGGTACAAGTAGAAGTCCGTCCGGAGTTTTATTCGGATGAAATGAATAAGATGATTGCCCTGAAAAAGAAAATAGCATCCCGGCTGCAAAGTGTTATCGGACTTCAGCCCGATATAAAGATTGTGGAACCCCGCAGTTTGGAACGTAGTATGGGTAAAGCAAAGCATGTAATAGATAATCGTAAATTAGTTTAATCATTTAAAAGATCAAAGCGCTATGTTAATTAAACAGTTATCCATTTTCCTGGAAAACAAAAGAGGTCGTTTTACCGAAGTAGCGAAGTTACTGGGTGAAGCAGGAGTGAACATGTCGGCTTTTACCGTATCGGAAAATTCCGATTTTGGTATTTTGCGCCTCATTGTGTCTGATACGGAAAAAGCGCTCGAAGTGCTTCGTTCTAATCTCTATGCTGTAAGTATAGCCGAAGTTGTATGTTTGCATTGCCCTAATCAACCGGGAGCACTTGCCCGGGCAATGCAAATTATTACGGATGCCGGCGTTTTCATTGAATATATGTATGCTTTTTCGCAAGGCGATGCTGCGAATGTAATCCTGCGTGCAGATAATGTGGAAAAATGTGCGGAAGCGTTAAAGGCTAATAAATTAGAGCTTTTAGCAGCCAGTGATTTATATAAGTTGTAATTATTAACGTTTTCTGTGTCATTAATTAGCAATGTTTCTTTAACTTTGCACGCTAAAAGTATACGAATGAAAAAGGTTGTATTTTTTATGATGATAACTATCTTATTGAGTGCATGTGGCGAATACAATAAGATTTTGAAGAGTACGGACTATGAAGTAAAGTATACGTACGCTAAGAAATATTTTAATGAAAAAAAATTCTCTAAAGCGGCTACTTTATTGGAAGAACTCGTTACGATTTTGAAAGGGACCAAAGATGCGGAAGAGTCTTTATATCTTTTAGCTCAAAGTTATTATGGGATGAAAGACTATCAGACGGCTTCTCAGTATTTTAATACCTATTATACAACCTATCCGAAGGGAGAGTATGCAGAGTTGGCTCGGTTTTATTCGGGATACGGCTTGTATTTGGATTCACCGGATCCCCGTTTAGACCAGGCACAAACTTATAAGGCGATTCAGGAGCTACAGTTGTATATGGAATATTATCCGCAAAGCGAACGTGCAACCGAAGCTCAGAATATTTTGTTTGAATTACAGGAGAAGTTAGCCTATAAAGAATTATTGGCTACCAGATTGTATTATAATTTAGGTAATTTTATGGGTAATAATTATTCATCTTGTGTAATTACTGCTCAGAATGCATTGAAGACATATCCTTATTCAAAATATAGGGAAGAATTTATGTTTTTTATCATCCGCTCTAAATATGAGATGGCAGTAGCCAGTGTAGAAGAAAAATTGCAAGGACGTTACCGGGATGTTGTGGATGAGTATTATAATTATATCAATGAGTATCCTGAAGGAAAGTATCTGAAGCAAGTTCAGAAATATTTTGACTATGCTAACGGAAGAATTACAGATGTATATTAATGATTCTAATTAATTAAAAATAAAAGATGGATTACAGAAAGTCTAATGCTCCTACTACAACAGTAACTCGTGACATGATTAAATTGTGCGAAGATACTGGCAATGTGTATGAGACAGTTATGATTGTTGCAAAACGTGCCAATCAGATCAGTGTTGAAATGAAACAAGACCTGGAAAAAAAGTTACAGGAATTTGCTTCTTACAACGATAATCTGGAAGAAGTTTTTGAAAACCGGGAACAAATAGAAATTTCTCGTTATTATGAGAAATTGCCTAAATCAACTTTGATTGCAGCACAAGAATATGAAGAAGGCAAAGTATATTTTAAAAATCCTGCCAAAGATAAGAATAACTTTTAAATGAGTAGGAAGGGTAGGTTAAAACTATCTTTACCTGTATCTGTCATCCCGAGGCTGCAAGCCGAAAGATTTTCCGTTGGTTCTAGGAACCATTATCGATCGGAGCTTCTTTACCTTTCAGGTTCAGAATGACAGATGGGGTAACTTTTACCACACTCTTTCTGTTTTTACTACTATGTTACAAAGAATACAAACAGTTTATTTACTTATCATTACGGCATTAATGGTAAGTGTTTTATTTTTGCCGTTAGCCTCTATACAGGTTGCCGATACATTTTATACTTTCGATGCAACGGGAATAAGTGCAGTGTCTACTCAAACAGAATTGGTATACCCTATTTGGGCATTATTCGCACTTACTTCTGTAATTGCTTTAATTGCCTTGATCACTATTTTTCTTTATAAAAAAAGAGTATTGCAGATTCGGCTAAGCATATTTAATGGTATTTTAATGGTGGGCTTCTATGCATTGTTTGCATTTTTTGTATATAATTTGAAAGGGATAATGAAAGCGGAAGATGTGGATGTAACATTCAAAATCGCTTTATCATTTCCTCTTATTTCACTTATTTTGGACTATTTGGCGATCCGGAATATCGGAGCTGATGAAATGCTGGTTCGTTCCCTTAATAGGTTGAGATAAAAAAAGAAGATTTATAAAGAAGAAATAAATAATATGGAATATAATACACAAGCTAAACGTTTGATTTTACCCGAATATGGACGTAATATTCAAAATATGGTAGATTATTGTCTTAGTATAGAAGATCGGGAAGAACGTAAAAAATGTGCGGACTCTATTATAAATGTAATGGGTAGTTTATTTCCTCATTTACGTGATGTAAATGATTTTAAGCACATTTTGTGGGACCATTTAGCTATTATGGCCGATTTTAAATTAGATATCGATTATCCTTATGAGATTATAAAAAAGGAAAATTTGCATAGCCGGCCTCCTCGGTTGCCGTATGACAATGGCAGGATCCGTTATCGTCATTATGGAAAAACCCTGGAAAAGATGATTCGTAAGGCAACTGAATATCCGGATGGTGAGACAAAAGATTATTTAATAAAGTTGCTTGCCAATCACATGAAGAAGTCATTTCTTACGTGGAACAAGGAAACAGTTGATGATCGGAAGATATTCCAAGATCTGGATGAGCTATCAAGTGGTAAGATTATATTAGATGAAGAACTTCACAAGCTTACGGAATCTAAAGATATTCTAGCGAGAAAAAATAATAAAAACTATGTAAGAAAAGCGGGCAGATGACCGCTTTTTTTGTATCTTTCCTACCCAAATAAAAGACAACATATATTTATGGCTTCATTTGTTATAGAAGGTGGCTACCGTTTATCGGGGGAAATTATTCCGCAAGGTGCAAAGAACGAGGCTTTACAGGTAATTTGTGCGGTTTTGCTTACGCCGGAAAAAGTTACTATCCGGAATGTACCCGATATTTTAGATGTAAATAATCTTATCCAGTTATTCCGGGAAATGGGAGTGAAGGTAGAGCGCCTGACTACGGATACGTATACTTTTCAAGCAGATAATATCAATCTTGATTATCTGAATACGGAAGATTTTATTCGGAAAAGTACAGCGTTACGGGGATCTATCATGATTGTAGGTCCGTTGGTTGCACGTTTTGGAAAAGCTTTGATTCCTAAACCCGGAGGAGACAAAATAGGACGTCGTAGATTAGATACTCATTTCGTGGGAATCCAAAAATTAGGTGCTCAATTTTCTTATAATGAAGCACGACAAGTATATGAGATTAAAGCCGATCGCTTGAAAGGGACATATATGCTTTTAGAGGAAGCATCCGTGACCGGTACGGCTAATATTTTAATGGCCTCTGTTCTGGCAGAAGGAAAGACCACTATTTATAATGCAGCTTGCGAACCTTATTTACAACAATTATCTGCTATGCTGATTGAAATGGGAGCTCGAATTACCGGAGTCGGTTCCAATTTGCTTACCATCGAGGGAGTTTCTTCGTTAAAAGGATGTACACATACTATTTTGCCGGATATGATTGAAGTGGGGAGTTTTATCGGAATGGCTGCAATGACAGGTTCTGATATTACGATTAAGAATGTTTCTTATGATAAGTTGGGAATTATACCGGAGTCTTTTCGTCGGTTAGGCATTACCGTGGAACAACGAGAGGATGATATACATGTGCCTACACACGATTCTTATGAAATAGATACTTTTATAGACGGTTCGATTATGACGATTGCCGATGCACCTTGGCCGGGACTGACTCCTGACTTGTTGAGTGTTTTTCTGGTGGTGGCTACTCAAGCCGTCGGGAGTGTCTTGATACATCAAAAAATGTTTGAAAGCCGCTTATTTTTTGTCGATAAGTTAATCGATATGGGAGCCCAAATTATTCTTTGTGACCCACATCGTGCCACAGTAATAGGATTAGGAAATCGTTTTAAGTTGCGTGGCTCCAATTTGGTTTCGCCGGATATCCGTGCCGGAATAGCTTTATTAATTGCTGCGATGAGTGCGGAAGGTACGAGCCGTATTCATAATATAGACCAGATAGACCGTGGATATCAAAATATAGATAAACGCCTGAATAGTATCGGTGCCCGTATTACCAGATTATAAAATGCTATGATAAAGAAAGAGAATGTTATTAAGATCGGCCAATTTTTAAAACCTCATGGGATTAAAGGTGAAATAGCGATGAGCTTTACAAATGATATATTTGACCGTTGTGATAGCGAATATATTATTTGTGAAATAGATGGTATTTTAGTCCCGTTTTTTATGGAAGAATATCGTTTTAAAAACGATACAACAGCTTTGATTAAATTGGATGGAATAGATACGGAAAAGGATGCTAAGGAATTTACCAACCTTCCCGTTTATTATCCCAAAGAATATTTTGATCAAGAAGAATTGGAAAATGAATATGAATGGGATTATTTTATAGGTTTTCAGGTAAATGATAAATTATATGGTGATGTGGGTGTAATTACGGCAATAGATGAAACAACGATCAATGTTTTGTTCCAGGTAGAAAAAGGGGGAAAAGAGCTTTTGATTCCGGCTGTAGACGACTTTATTGTAGATATGGATCACGAACAAAAAATTTTGTATGTCCGACTTCCGGAAGGATTAATAAACTTGGATAATAATGGGGATATATTTTAATATCTTCAGTCACCTAACATCAGTTAAGATAAAGTATTCGGTAATGTCCCTGAAGAATCGTATATTTGCAGCTTTAGTTTAGTGAAATGGCAAAAAAGAAACATATAAAATCTTTCTGGCATCGGATACGGTTTAAATATAAGCTTTCTTTCTTTAATGAGAATACATTAGAGGAGGTCTGGTCTTTTCGTTTATCACAACTTTCTGCTTTTGTCGTATTAGCTGTCTTTGCATTTATGATCATAGCGTTGACCGCTCTTATTATTGTTACGACTCCTATACGAAATTATCTTCCGGGTTATTTGGATGTGGAAGTAAGGAAAGAGATGATGCAAAATGCTTTGCGGGCAGATTCGTTAGAACGGACTCTTTCTATCCAAACTTTATATTTGGATAATATCCGAGGAATTTTAACAGGGGAAACCTCTATCGATTCTATTCGTTCTATTGATTCGCTAGCCAGGGTAGAACCCGATTTTAATATTCCCAGAAGTAAAGAAGAAGATCAATTCGTGAAGAATTTTGAAGAAGAGGAAAAATATAATCTTACCGTATTAAATCCGGATCATGTACCTACGGACGGAGTCTTTTTTTATAAACCCGTTAAAGGGATGGTGTCTTCTAAGTATGAGGCGGAAAAACGTCATTTTGGAGTCGATTTAGTGACAGGCCCGAAGGAAAGTGTCCTTTCTACGTTAGATGGTACGGTTGTATTTGCCGGGTTTGATCCTAATTATGGAAATGTAATCCAAGTGCAACATAAAAACGGATTCCTTTCTATTTATAAGCATAATGAACTTTTATTAAAAGAAGTGGGAGATCATGTAACCGCAGGTGAAGCGATTGCTTTGGTAGGAAATACAGGTAAATTATCTACAGGCCCTCATTTGCATTTTGAATTATGGTATAAGGGGAATCCGGTAAATCCGGAGGATTATATAGCATTTTAAAGATGTATCCATGAAAAGACAATTAGCAATATTAGGATCTACCGGTTCGATCGGTACACAAGCATTGGAAGTAGTAAGTGAACATCCTGATTTATTTGAAGTGTATGCACTTACTGCTAATAATCAGGTAGATTTGTTAGTAGAGCAGGCGCATAAATATATGCCGGAAGTAGTAGTGATTGCTAATGAAAAAAAATATCCGGAGTTAAAAGAAGCTTTGGAAGATTTACCTGTGAAAGTATGGGCAGGTAGTGAGGCAATAACGCAGATAGTCCAGGCAGAGCCTATCGATATGGTGCTTACGGCAATGGTAGGATATGCAGGATTGAAACCGACTATCCAAGCCATAAAATCAGGTAAGGCAATTGCCTTGGCGAACAAAGAAACATTAGTAGTAGGAGGAGAGTTGATCACTTCCTTGGCAAATGAGTATAAAGTGCCGGTTTTGCCGGTAGATTCCGAACATTCGGCTATTTTTCAATGTCTGGCAGGAGAATGGGACAATCCGATAGAAAAGGTATTACTTACTGCTTCCGGAGGCCCGTTTCGTACCAAAACAATAGAAGAGCTTGCTACTGTTACGAAAGAGCAGGCTTTAAAACATCCTAACTGGGTAATGGGAGCCAAGGTTACCATTGATTCTGCTACTTTGATGAATAAAGGATTTGAGATGATTGAAGCTAAATGGTTATTCGGATTAAAGCCGGAGCAAGTGCAGGTAGTGATACATCCCCAATCGGTTATTCATTCGATGGTGCAGTTTGAAGATGGTTCCATAAAGGCGCAATTAGGTATTCCCAGTATGAAGTTGCCGATAGCTTATGCTTTTTCGTATCCGAAGAGATTAAAAAGTGGGCTTCCTCGGCTGGACTTTATGCACTATGGACAATTTACTTTCGAAGAACCGGATCTGAATCGTTTTCCTAATTTAGCATTTGCTTACGAAGCAATTCGGAAAGGTGGAAACATGCCTTGTATTATGAATGCTGCCAATGAAATAGTAGTAGCCGCTTTCTTAAGAGATGAAATCAGTTTTCCCCAAATGAGTGAAGTGATAGAACAAACCATGCGAAAAGCTTCGTTTGTTGGGACTCCTACTTATGAGGATTATGTAGCGACTGATAAGGAGGCGCGGAAAATAGCAATAGAATTGTTTTAAACAAGAAGAATAATAATTAAAAGTAGAATATAGTTAATGGAAACTTTTTTAATCAGAGCATTACAGCTCATATTGAGCTTATCAATATTAGTAATAGTGCATGAATTCGGGCATTTTATTTTTGCCCGTATTTTTAAAGTTCGTGTGGAGAAGTTTTATCTTTTCTTTGATCCTTGGTTTTCTTTATTTAAGTTTAAACCTAAAAATAGCGATACGGAATATGGTATCGGATGGCTTCCTTTGGGGGGCTATTGTAAAATATCCGGTATGATTGATGAGTCGATGGATAAAGAACAAATGGCGTTGCCTCCCCAACCCTATGAGTTCCGTTCCAAACCGGCTGGCCAACGTTTATTGATTATGATTGGAGGTGTTGTTTTTAATTTCTTGTTGGCCTTATTTATTTATTCCATGGTTTTGTTTGCCTGGGGGGAAACTTATATCCCGCTTAAGAATATGAGCATGGGTATGTTTTATAGTGATACGGCTAAGGAAATAGGGTATCAGGACGGGGATATTTTGATAAGTGCAGATGGTGTTCCTTTAGAACGTTTAGATGAAAGTACATTTCGTACCATAGCGGAAGCCCATGAAGTAACGGTATTACGTGACGGTCAAACTGTTCGTATTGCTATGCCTGAAGATTTTATGCAAAGATTAATGCGAGATAAAAAAGGATTGGTAGCTTATCGTTTTCCTATGCTAGTAAAAGGTTTTTCGGAAGTCTCTCCCGCTAAAGACGCAGGCATGCAACCCGGCGACAGTATTGTGTCCATTAACGGTATTGCCACCCCTGCAGCTGTAGACGTATCGGAACAGTTGGCAAAAAATAAGAATAAGGAAATTACGGTCGGTTTTTCCCGCAACGGACATTTGCAAGATGTTACTTTCAAGACGGATACGCTAGGAATGATGGGAATATTCACTGTTCCTCCTACTGAAATATATCAGACGGTAACAAAGAAATACGGTTTCTTCGAATCGTTTCCTGCCGGTATTCATAAAGGCGTTAGCACTTTGAAGGGATATGTAAATGATATGAAGTATGTCTTTACGAAAGAAGGCGCTTCTAATTTAGGTGGTTTTGGTACTATTGCCGGCTTGTTTCCTGCCCAGTTTGACTGGGAACTTTTTTGGGAACGAACGGCTTTTCTTTCGGTTATTCTGGCATTTATGAATATTTTGCCTATTCCTGCCCTTGACGGTGGACATGTAATGTTTTTACTTTATGAAGTAATAGCCCGTCGTAAACCGAGTGATAAATTTTTAGAATATGCTCAAATTGCAGGGATGGCAGTATTATTTGCGTTGCTTATTTATGCAAATGGAAATGATATCTTCCGTTGGCTATTTCATTAATTTGATTGAATAGTAAGGAAAAGAGAGTGAAAATTATATCAAATAACTTGATGTATAAAGTGTTAGAAAAAGAAAATACTATACTTTATCACTACTTTTTATATTTGGTTATTTGATATAATAGAACTCTTTTTACATAGTATAAATTTTTATGTCAAAACTCTTAACATTAAATTCTTTTTTTCCTTAATTAGTTTTTGCCAATTCTCTCATAAGTTCAAATAATAAAGTTCTAAATAACAGATATTTATTAAATGATTATTTTTGAGTATGTTTCCTATTTGTTAGTGGGGATGGTATCTTTCCATATTTATTTTCTTCGTAATAAACAAAAAAATATGTCAATAGTATTGTTTGTAATTAAATGAATACATACCTTTAAAGCGGTTGAAAAATCGATTTTTTAAAGAGCAGTATTAAAGTGATATGAGAATTATAAGATTCTATATCATTTTTATTTTTCTCGCAGACAATAAAATTTCGCTTAAATATAGGACTTTTTGTATGAGTTCTTTTTTTAAAAGAATCATTTTATTATCTTTTTATTTGATTGAAAAATCGATTTTTTATATTGAGATGAAATGTATTTAAAATTGCAAATTTAAAACGTTATGAAGGATGAAAAACAAACTAGCTTAATGTAGTATCCTTAAAAAGAGGAGACTAACCGCAAGTATCGATAGGATATTTGCTTATACTAATTCTGTACTATTGGATACTTCTTTTAAAATAAGTAAATGTATTTGATTGAATAGAGGGTAGTTCGTAAAAGAGATTTGGGTTTATTGTTAAATTAAATTTATTATGAAAATGAGGAAGACTTTGTGTTTATTGTTTGTTTGTGTTCTCTGTTATTCATGTAACGATTCAGGTGACGGAGAAAGTAGTCAAGCGTATGAGCCGGATAAGCCGTTAATATTGGAATCTTTTACTCCTCAAGTAGGCGGAATGGCTACACGTGTAATATTATCCGGTGAAAATTTTGGAAATGATCCGTCTATCGTGAAGGTGTATTTTAATAAAAAGGAGGCACCCGTAGTAGGATGCGATAATGGGAAAATACTAGTTATTACTCCTCGCCAGCCGGGTGACGAATGTACTATTTCTGTCGTAATTGATAAGGATTCAGCTGTTTTTGATACGAAATTCACTTATAATACCATGACAGTGGTAACCACTGTGGTGGGTCAGAAAGGAACAACCGAATTTAAAGCCGGCCCTTTTAGTGAAGCCACTTTTGCAAAGCCTGCATATTTGACGGTTGATAACGAGTATAATTTATTCTTGGCGCATCACGATAAACCCCATTGCGTAGCTTTAATCAGCCAGCAGAATAGTACGGTAACCCAGTTGTTTCAGGTTCCTAATAAACCGAATGCACCTTCTACCGACACTTCTGGGAAAATGATTTTGTTTCCGGCCGATGGAGATAATACCTATAAGGATACTTATTATGAATTTGACCCGGATGCACAATGGGCTCCCCGTACACGTCTTATTTTACATCCTGCATCGGATGAAATAACAGAGGGCATCCAAGATTTTAACATAAACCTGTTTAAACATTCTTTCGCTGTTTGCCAATATGACGGAATGATTTATTTACGATCGAACAGAGATGGTTATTTGGTTAAGTTCGATCCGAAGACAAGAAAGGGACAAGCTGTAGTGGTAAACGGGAAGAAAGCAGTATGTAACTCTAGTAATTCTGATTCCTATCTGGTATTTGACCGGGATATTCCTACTAGATTATATGTAGCATGTTCGGGACAACATTGTATTTATTATTTTGACATAATCACAGGAGAAACTGGGGTATATGCCGGAAAATCCGGGCAATCGGGATGGCGAGACGGTAAAAAGGAAGAAGCACAGTTTAACAGTCCGCGACAAATGATCCTGGATGTAAATAACAATCTGGTAGTAGCAGACCAGAATAACCATTGTATCCGGCGAATTACACCGGAAGGAATGGTTGAAACGGTAATTGGTATCCCCGGAAAAGCTGGTTATCAGGATGGAAATCCGGAAGACGCATTATTCAATCAACCCTGGGGACTAGCCATCGATAAGGATTATACAATTTATGTGGCCGATTATAATAATCAATGTATTCGTAAATTAACCATTGAATAAAAATTTGTTATGAGAAAACTGTATATCGTCAGTATGTTATTGTGCATCTTACTATCTGTGTTTGCACAAGAAAAAGAATTTATAGTGTCAGGTGTAGTCCTGGACGAATCAGGAATGGAACTACCGGGCGTGAACGTCTATATTAAAAATAAGTCAGGAGTAGGAGTCGCTACCGATTTGGAAGGAAAATTTTCTATCAAAGCTACCAGAGGAGATCGGATTGTGTTTAGCTTTATGGGATTTGAAGAATTTAGTTATTTTGTAGAGAAAGCTGTTTCTGATTTAAAAATCAAGCTAAAAGAATCCAGTGTGGAAATAGAAGGAGTTGTTGTTACAGCCTTAGGAAACGTCCAACGTAAGATTAGCTCGGTAGCAGCAGTGAGTACGATTGATGTGAAAGAATTGCAAGTTCCTGCTACTTCGATGGCTAATATTTTGGGCGGGCGTATGCCTGGGGTAATGACTGTGCAGAGCAGTGGAGAACCGGGAAAAAACCTCTCGGAGTTTTGGATCAGGGGGATCGGAACGTTTGGAGCCAATAGCTCGGCGTTGGTGTTGATCGATGGTTTGGAAGGAGACCTGAATTCCATTGACCCTGCGGATATTGAGAGTTTTTCCATTTTGAAAGATGCTTCGGCAACCGCAGTGTATGGCGTACGGGGAGCTAACGGAGTTGTGCTGGTGAACACCAAGCGCGGGCAGGAAGGTAAACTGAAAATTACAGCCCGGGCCAATCTAACCCTTTCTAAATTGCAAAGAATGCCGGATTACTTAGGTGCTTACGAGTATGCGCAATTAGCGAATGAAGCACGAATGGTAAGAGGCGATTCGCCTCTTTATTCGGATGCAGATATGGAAGTGATTCGCTACGGTCTGGATAAAGATCTTTTCCCGGATATTAATTGGCAAAAAGAAATTGTAAACCCATTAAGCTTTCAACAAACTTATTATTTGAGTGCTCAAGGAGGGGGATCTATCGCCCAATATTTTCTTAGTTTCGCCACTTCCAATGAAAGTGCTGCGTATAAAATGGATAAAGAAAGTCCCTATAAAGCCAATACAGGTTATAATACTTACTCGTTTCGTTCGAACTTAAATATAAATTTGACAAAGACAACGAATGTGTATTTCGGAGTAGACGGGTTCCAATCCCGGAAAAGCCAGCCAGGGATAAGTAATACAGATGATTTATGGGCGGCACAATCGCAACTAACCCCTTTATTAGTGCCTATCAAATATTCTACAGGACATCTCCCTTCTTATGGAGCAGAGACGAACATGTCTCCTTATGTAATGCTTAACCACATGGGTTATAGAACGAATGAAACTACTTCTTTAAAAGCAACTGTTGCCATCAAACAAGATTTATCCTTTATTACAGAAGGATTAGATCTGCGGATACAAGGGGCTTATGATAATAAAATCTATTTTGATGAGTCGCGGGTAATTACACCGGAATTATACTATGCCTCATCTAGAGGAGTTAACGGAGAATTACAGTTGGCAAAAAGAGTAGAAAGTTCTACGGCTGCTTATTCTTATGGTCAACGTCAATATCGGAAATATCATTTTGAAGCAACCGCTAATTATAGTAGAAAAATAAACACAGACCACCGGGTTTCCGCTCTAGTTTATTATTATATGAGTGATTCGAAAGATACGCAGGATATTGTTAAAGCGGATGCCGGCGACCGGAGTATGATAGCTATCCCGAAGAGGTATCAAGGATTGTCGAGCAGATTGACGTATGGGTACAAAGATACTTATTTTATGGATGTGAATTTTGGTTATACCGGGTCGGAGAATTTCCAGTCCGGGCAACGTTTCGGCTTTTTCCCTTCTGTTGCGGTGGGTTGGGTACTAACGAATTACGGATTTGTCAAGAAACACTTGTCATGGATTGAGTTTCTCAAAATCAGAGCTTCTTATGGTACCGTAGGCAATGATAAGATAACCAATACCCGTTTTCCCTATCTTACCCGCGTAAACGAATCGGCATCTGCCGGTTGGTTAGGACCGGACGGTGGTATTACCGAAACTTCTATCGGTGCCGATAATCTGATGTGGGAGAAAGCCAAGAAGAC
This window contains:
- a CDS encoding IPT/TIG domain-containing protein, producing MKMRKTLCLLFVCVLCYSCNDSGDGESSQAYEPDKPLILESFTPQVGGMATRVILSGENFGNDPSIVKVYFNKKEAPVVGCDNGKILVITPRQPGDECTISVVIDKDSAVFDTKFTYNTMTVVTTVVGQKGTTEFKAGPFSEATFAKPAYLTVDNEYNLFLAHHDKPHCVALISQQNSTVTQLFQVPNKPNAPSTDTSGKMILFPADGDNTYKDTYYEFDPDAQWAPRTRLILHPASDEITEGIQDFNINLFKHSFAVCQYDGMIYLRSNRDGYLVKFDPKTRKGQAVVVNGKKAVCNSSNSDSYLVFDRDIPTRLYVACSGQHCIYYFDIITGETGVYAGKSGQSGWRDGKKEEAQFNSPRQMILDVNNNLVVADQNNHCIRRITPEGMVETVIGIPGKAGYQDGNPEDALFNQPWGLAIDKDYTIYVADYNNQCIRKLTIE
- a CDS encoding M23 family metallopeptidase, whose translation is MAKKKHIKSFWHRIRFKYKLSFFNENTLEEVWSFRLSQLSAFVVLAVFAFMIIALTALIIVTTPIRNYLPGYLDVEVRKEMMQNALRADSLERTLSIQTLYLDNIRGILTGETSIDSIRSIDSLARVEPDFNIPRSKEEDQFVKNFEEEEKYNLTVLNPDHVPTDGVFFYKPVKGMVSSKYEAEKRHFGVDLVTGPKESVLSTLDGTVVFAGFDPNYGNVIQVQHKNGFLSIYKHNELLLKEVGDHVTAGEAIALVGNTGKLSTGPHLHFELWYKGNPVNPEDYIAF
- a CDS encoding 1-deoxy-D-xylulose-5-phosphate reductoisomerase; this encodes MKRQLAILGSTGSIGTQALEVVSEHPDLFEVYALTANNQVDLLVEQAHKYMPEVVVIANEKKYPELKEALEDLPVKVWAGSEAITQIVQAEPIDMVLTAMVGYAGLKPTIQAIKSGKAIALANKETLVVGGELITSLANEYKVPVLPVDSEHSAIFQCLAGEWDNPIEKVLLTASGGPFRTKTIEELATVTKEQALKHPNWVMGAKVTIDSATLMNKGFEMIEAKWLFGLKPEQVQVVIHPQSVIHSMVQFEDGSIKAQLGIPSMKLPIAYAFSYPKRLKSGLPRLDFMHYGQFTFEEPDLNRFPNLAFAYEAIRKGGNMPCIMNAANEIVVAAFLRDEISFPQMSEVIEQTMRKASFVGTPTYEDYVATDKEARKIAIELF
- the rseP gene encoding RIP metalloprotease RseP, with protein sequence METFLIRALQLILSLSILVIVHEFGHFIFARIFKVRVEKFYLFFDPWFSLFKFKPKNSDTEYGIGWLPLGGYCKISGMIDESMDKEQMALPPQPYEFRSKPAGQRLLIMIGGVVFNFLLALFIYSMVLFAWGETYIPLKNMSMGMFYSDTAKEIGYQDGDILISADGVPLERLDESTFRTIAEAHEVTVLRDGQTVRIAMPEDFMQRLMRDKKGLVAYRFPMLVKGFSEVSPAKDAGMQPGDSIVSINGIATPAAVDVSEQLAKNKNKEITVGFSRNGHLQDVTFKTDTLGMMGIFTVPPTEIYQTVTKKYGFFESFPAGIHKGVSTLKGYVNDMKYVFTKEGASNLGGFGTIAGLFPAQFDWELFWERTAFLSVILAFMNILPIPALDGGHVMFLLYEVIARRKPSDKFLEYAQIAGMAVLFALLIYANGNDIFRWLFH